A section of the Euwallacea fornicatus isolate EFF26 chromosome 24, ASM4011564v1, whole genome shotgun sequence genome encodes:
- the LOC136346800 gene encoding DGAT1/2-independent enzyme synthesizing storage lipids isoform X3 — protein sequence MVNIGQILQFIKDNTIDYVDIDYSLWLTWCLTPLLVTFLLPAVIGLLLYLSALTLYIYKLHWGHLRSALITGDKWDAARKFVSVIWDAHGWIWHGYELEGIENLPINGPALIIYYHGAIPIDIYYFLAKICLTRNRIVHTVADHFLFKIPGFSILADCMKVIPGTVQTCSRLLKEGNYLAIAPGGVYEAQFSINYSLMWKRRLGFAKAAIDSKVPVIPVFTENLREAFRTVHFGRKIFLKLYSWTKFPCAPLYGGFPVKMITHIGRPIFYEPGITPEILQQKLSSRVLQN from the exons ATGGTTAACATTGGTCAGATATTACAATTTATAAAAGACAATACGA ttgattATGTGGATATTGACTATTCACTATGGCTAACCTGGTGTTTAACCCCATTACTTGTTACATTCCTTCTACCTGCTGTAATAGGTTTATTATTATACCTAAGTGCATTAACCTTGTACATTTATAAATTACACTGGGGACATTTGAGAAGTGCATTAATTACCGGAGATAAATGGGACGCAGCTAGGAAATTTGTGTCTGTTATTTGGGATGCTCATGGATGGATATGGCATG GCTACGAATTGGAAGGCATCGAGAATTTACCTATTAATGGACCagctttaattatttactacCATGGCGCAATTCCTATTGATATCTATTATTTCTTAGCGAAAATATGTCTCACGCGAAATCGAATAGTTCATACAGTTGCcgatcattttttattcaaaattccaG GGTTCAGTATACTTGCCGATTGCATGAAAGTAATACCAGGCACAGTACAGACCTGCTCAAGGTTAttaaaagaaggaaattattTAGCAATAGCTCCCGGGGGTGTATATGAGGCCCAATTTAGCATAAACTATAGTTTAATGTGGAAGAGGCGTTTAGGTTTTGCCAAGGCAGCTATTGATTCCAAAGTG CCAGTTATACCAGTCTTCACTGAAAATTTACGGGAAGCTTTCAGAACAGTCCACTTCGGcagaaagatatttttaaaactttattcatGGACGAAGTTTCCGTGTGCCCCCCTTTATGGGGGCTTTCCCGTTAAAATGATTACCCATATTGGGCGACCTATTTTTTATGAACCCGGTATTACACCGGAAATATTACAGCAAAAG CTTTCATCCCgagttttgcaaaattaa
- the LOC136346800 gene encoding DGAT1/2-independent enzyme synthesizing storage lipids isoform X1, giving the protein MVNIGQILQFIKDNTIDYVDIDYSLWLTWCLTPLLVTFLLPAVIGLLLYLSALTLYIYKLHWGHLRSALITGDKWDAARKFVSVIWDAHGWIWHGYELEGIENLPINGPALIIYYHGAIPIDIYYFLAKICLTRNRIVHTVADHFLFKIPGFSILADCMKVIPGTVQTCSRLLKEGNYLAIAPGGVYEAQFSINYSLMWKRRLGFAKAAIDSKVPVIPVFTENLREAFRTVHFGRKIFLKLYSWTKFPCAPLYGGFPVKMITHIGRPIFYEPGITPEILQQKVATSIEDLILRHQRLPGNILLSILDRVPYIRRKFKNKNTIIHND; this is encoded by the exons ATGGTTAACATTGGTCAGATATTACAATTTATAAAAGACAATACGA ttgattATGTGGATATTGACTATTCACTATGGCTAACCTGGTGTTTAACCCCATTACTTGTTACATTCCTTCTACCTGCTGTAATAGGTTTATTATTATACCTAAGTGCATTAACCTTGTACATTTATAAATTACACTGGGGACATTTGAGAAGTGCATTAATTACCGGAGATAAATGGGACGCAGCTAGGAAATTTGTGTCTGTTATTTGGGATGCTCATGGATGGATATGGCATG GCTACGAATTGGAAGGCATCGAGAATTTACCTATTAATGGACCagctttaattatttactacCATGGCGCAATTCCTATTGATATCTATTATTTCTTAGCGAAAATATGTCTCACGCGAAATCGAATAGTTCATACAGTTGCcgatcattttttattcaaaattccaG GGTTCAGTATACTTGCCGATTGCATGAAAGTAATACCAGGCACAGTACAGACCTGCTCAAGGTTAttaaaagaaggaaattattTAGCAATAGCTCCCGGGGGTGTATATGAGGCCCAATTTAGCATAAACTATAGTTTAATGTGGAAGAGGCGTTTAGGTTTTGCCAAGGCAGCTATTGATTCCAAAGTG CCAGTTATACCAGTCTTCACTGAAAATTTACGGGAAGCTTTCAGAACAGTCCACTTCGGcagaaagatatttttaaaactttattcatGGACGAAGTTTCCGTGTGCCCCCCTTTATGGGGGCTTTCCCGTTAAAATGATTACCCATATTGGGCGACCTATTTTTTATGAACCCGGTATTACACCGGAAATATTACAGCAAAAG GTGGCAACCTCCATTGAAGATCTTATATTAAGACATCAAAGGTTGCCcggaaatattttgttatctaTATTAGATAGAGTACCGTACATTAGgagaaagtttaaaaataaaaatactataattcataatgattaa
- the LOC136346800 gene encoding DGAT1/2-independent enzyme synthesizing storage lipids isoform X2 — protein MLITDFKKFDYVDIDYSLWLTWCLTPLLVTFLLPAVIGLLLYLSALTLYIYKLHWGHLRSALITGDKWDAARKFVSVIWDAHGWIWHGYELEGIENLPINGPALIIYYHGAIPIDIYYFLAKICLTRNRIVHTVADHFLFKIPGFSILADCMKVIPGTVQTCSRLLKEGNYLAIAPGGVYEAQFSINYSLMWKRRLGFAKAAIDSKVPVIPVFTENLREAFRTVHFGRKIFLKLYSWTKFPCAPLYGGFPVKMITHIGRPIFYEPGITPEILQQKVATSIEDLILRHQRLPGNILLSILDRVPYIRRKFKNKNTIIHND, from the exons ATGCTTATCAcagactttaaaaaat ttgattATGTGGATATTGACTATTCACTATGGCTAACCTGGTGTTTAACCCCATTACTTGTTACATTCCTTCTACCTGCTGTAATAGGTTTATTATTATACCTAAGTGCATTAACCTTGTACATTTATAAATTACACTGGGGACATTTGAGAAGTGCATTAATTACCGGAGATAAATGGGACGCAGCTAGGAAATTTGTGTCTGTTATTTGGGATGCTCATGGATGGATATGGCATG GCTACGAATTGGAAGGCATCGAGAATTTACCTATTAATGGACCagctttaattatttactacCATGGCGCAATTCCTATTGATATCTATTATTTCTTAGCGAAAATATGTCTCACGCGAAATCGAATAGTTCATACAGTTGCcgatcattttttattcaaaattccaG GGTTCAGTATACTTGCCGATTGCATGAAAGTAATACCAGGCACAGTACAGACCTGCTCAAGGTTAttaaaagaaggaaattattTAGCAATAGCTCCCGGGGGTGTATATGAGGCCCAATTTAGCATAAACTATAGTTTAATGTGGAAGAGGCGTTTAGGTTTTGCCAAGGCAGCTATTGATTCCAAAGTG CCAGTTATACCAGTCTTCACTGAAAATTTACGGGAAGCTTTCAGAACAGTCCACTTCGGcagaaagatatttttaaaactttattcatGGACGAAGTTTCCGTGTGCCCCCCTTTATGGGGGCTTTCCCGTTAAAATGATTACCCATATTGGGCGACCTATTTTTTATGAACCCGGTATTACACCGGAAATATTACAGCAAAAG GTGGCAACCTCCATTGAAGATCTTATATTAAGACATCAAAGGTTGCCcggaaatattttgttatctaTATTAGATAGAGTACCGTACATTAGgagaaagtttaaaaataaaaatactataattcataatgattaa